In Mucilaginibacter boryungensis, a single window of DNA contains:
- a CDS encoding response regulator, giving the protein MAKKILVIEDDRDIRETITYALEESMFDVVASEDSKILKSIHKIKPDLILLDNWLTDWKSDANGQQISKELKTNPDTKHIPIIIVSAVSNIREVADAGQADGFLRKPFDLNDLIAIINKHVL; this is encoded by the coding sequence ATGGCCAAAAAAATATTGGTAATTGAAGATGACCGGGATATCAGGGAAACTATTACCTATGCCCTTGAAGAGAGCATGTTTGATGTGGTGGCGTCTGAAGATTCGAAGATATTGAAGTCTATCCATAAGATCAAACCCGACCTGATATTGTTGGATAATTGGCTAACTGATTGGAAAAGCGATGCTAACGGGCAGCAAATTAGTAAAGAACTTAAAACCAACCCCGATACTAAACATATTCCTATCATTATCGTATCTGCTGTAAGCAATATACGCGAGGTTGCCGACGCCGGGCAGGCAGACGGCTTTCTAAGAAAACCCTTCGACCTGAACGACCTGATCGCAATAATTAACAAGCACGTATTGTAA
- a CDS encoding thymidine kinase: protein MLFNEEVFKRRSELGGSVEVICGSMFSGKTEELIRRLRRAQIARLNVEIFKPKTDTRYHETEVVSHNQNSIPSTPVDSSSAILLLGSQVQVVGIDEAQFFDDELPNVCNILANKGVRVIIAGLDMDFQGKPFGPMPGLMAMAESVTKVHAVCVKCGNEALYSYRLVPNDAKILLGEMESYEPRCRHCFGLE from the coding sequence ATGCTGTTTAACGAAGAAGTTTTTAAAAGGCGGAGCGAGCTTGGCGGGAGTGTTGAAGTGATATGCGGATCGATGTTCTCGGGCAAGACCGAGGAACTGATACGCCGCTTGCGCCGCGCCCAGATAGCCCGGTTAAATGTGGAAATATTTAAACCAAAAACCGATACCCGCTATCATGAAACTGAAGTTGTTTCGCACAACCAAAATTCTATTCCATCTACCCCGGTCGATAGTTCATCTGCTATATTATTGTTGGGCAGCCAGGTGCAGGTTGTGGGTATTGACGAGGCCCAATTTTTTGATGATGAGCTGCCCAACGTTTGCAACATTTTAGCCAACAAAGGCGTGCGTGTTATTATTGCCGGGCTGGACATGGATTTCCAGGGCAAACCGTTTGGCCCTATGCCGGGGCTTATGGCTATGGCCGAATCTGTTACCAAAGTACATGCGGTATGTGTTAAGTGCGGAAACGAAGCCCTTTATTCTTATCGGTTAGTACCTAACGATGCCAAGATATTGTTGGGTGAAATGGAAAGCTACGAGCCCAGGTGCAGGCATTGCTTTGGCTTGGAATAA
- a CDS encoding AraC family transcriptional regulator, producing the protein MKAQLLKVFNGLSHSFTIREDVGLQANKNWHYHPEIEIIQIKQGEGTHFIGDSIKRFKAGDIFLIGSNLPHFFRFDDIYFHNDDDLLAKAYVAQFNENFWGDRFLLLPENTVLRTLLDKAKRGIALSKDVKETISKILSRLLATEGPERIIMLLEILNVISGAKDLQQLSSIGFKNEYAGQENDRINVVYDYSFSNFKRKIELEEIAAVAGISPNSFCRYFKARTKKTYSQFIIEIKVGYACKLLIDNKYSVKQICYESGFNNFASFHKYFKLITNKSPLDYKREFITT; encoded by the coding sequence ATGAAGGCGCAATTACTTAAAGTTTTCAACGGGCTTTCTCATTCCTTTACTATCCGGGAAGATGTTGGGTTACAGGCTAATAAAAACTGGCACTATCATCCCGAGATAGAGATCATTCAGATAAAGCAGGGTGAGGGAACACATTTTATTGGCGATAGTATAAAACGGTTTAAAGCCGGCGATATCTTCCTGATAGGGTCAAACCTGCCCCATTTTTTCAGGTTCGATGATATTTATTTCCACAATGATGATGACCTGCTGGCTAAGGCTTACGTAGCCCAGTTTAACGAGAATTTTTGGGGAGACCGCTTCCTTTTACTGCCTGAAAATACGGTATTGCGTACTTTATTAGACAAAGCTAAACGCGGGATTGCCTTATCGAAAGATGTTAAAGAAACTATATCTAAAATTTTAAGCAGGCTTTTAGCAACCGAAGGCCCCGAGCGGATTATTATGCTGTTGGAGATATTGAATGTTATTTCCGGCGCTAAAGATCTTCAGCAATTATCGTCTATTGGGTTTAAAAATGAATATGCAGGGCAGGAGAACGACCGCATTAACGTGGTTTATGATTACTCGTTCAGCAACTTTAAGCGTAAGATAGAGTTGGAAGAAATTGCCGCTGTGGCGGGTATCAGCCCTAATTCTTTCTGTCGGTATTTTAAAGCCCGCACTAAAAAAACCTATTCGCAGTTTATTATTGAAATAAAGGTAGGGTATGCCTGTAAGTTGCTGATAGATAATAAATACAGCGTTAAGCAAATATGCTATGAAAGCGGCTTTAATAACTTTGCCAGTTTCCATAAATACTTTAAGCTAATCACCAATAAAAGTCCGCTGGATTATAAGCGCGAGTTTATAACGACTTAA